In a genomic window of Numenius arquata chromosome 5, bNumArq3.hap1.1, whole genome shotgun sequence:
- the RLIM gene encoding E3 ubiquitin-protein ligase RLIM isoform X1, giving the protein MESSDSSDKGNVDQSEAQRQSQLDRLDREEAFYQFVNNLSEEDYRLMRDNNLLGTPGEITEEELLRRLHQVKEGPPQQNSDENRGAESAEDVSNGDSIIDWLNSVRQTGNTTRSGQRGNQSWRAVSRTNPNSGDFRFSLEINVNRNNGNTNPETENEPSVEPSSGEDLENSQSDSEIPRSESPSVRQPGSERSTSEEITTEEASPPRGQRRARSRSPEQRRTRARTDRSRSPINPVSEAPRRSHHNTSSQTLDHSSVNEAEGSSRTRQHVTLRQHTVGTEMPSENAVLFSTPETRPVPQAAGSSETNGTGESATPGQRPPTIVLDLQVRRVRPGEYRQRDSIANRTRSRSQTPNNTVTYESERGGFRRTFSRSERAGVRTYVSTIRIPIRRILNTGLSETTSVAIQTMLRQIMTGFGELSYFMYSDSDADPSGPTPNQNVDASEPQNGGGGTSSNESTDVSSGEVYEGGNEGGSTSGARREGRNTRGSVTFEESGSLPFLSLAQFFLLNEDDDDQPRGLTKEQIDNLAMRNFGESDALKTCSVCITEYTEGNKLRKLPCSHEYHVHCIDRWLSENSTCPICRRAVLASGNRESVV; this is encoded by the exons ATGGAAAGCTCAGATTCTAGTGATAAAGGAAATGTTGATCAATCAGAAGCACAACGTCAGAGTCAGCTAGATCGGTTGGATCGAGAAGAAGCTTTCTATCAATTTGTAAACAACCTGAGTGAAGAGGACTACAGGCTTATGAGAGATAACAATTTGCTAGGAACACCAG GTGAAATTACTGAAGAAGAGTTGCTGAGAAGGCTACACCAAGTTAAAGAAGGTCCACCACAGCAAAACAGTGATGAGAATAGAG GTGCAGAGTCCGCAGAAGATGTTTCAAATGGAGATTCTATAATAGACTGGCTTAATTCAGTCCGACAGACTGGAAATACAACACGAAGTGGACAACGAGGAAACCAGTCTTGGAGAGCTGTGAGCCGGACTAACCCAAATAGTGGTGACTTCAGATTCAGTTTGGAAATAAATGTCAACCGTAATAATGGGAACACAAATCCAGAAACTGAGAATGAGCCATCTGTAGAGCCTTCCAGCGGGGAGGATTTGGAAAACAGCCAAAGTGACTCTGAAATTCCAAGGTCTGAATCGCCATCTGTAAGGCAGCCTGGATCAGAGAGGAGCACTTCGGAGGAGATAACAACCGAGGAAGCTTCCCCtcccagagggcagaggagagcGAGAAGTAGGAGTCCAGAACAGCGGAGAACGCGGGCTAGGACTGATAGAAGTAGGTCACCTATTAATCCAGTGAGTGAGGCTCCTCGCAGGTCTCATCACAATACGTCATCTCAAACACTTGACCACTCCTCAGTGAATGAAGCTGAGGGAAGCTCTAGAACTAGGCAGCATGTGACGTTAAGGCAGCATACAGTGGGGACTGAGATGCCAAGTGAAAATGCAGTTCTGTTTTCAACCCCTGAAACAAGGCCTGTTCCTCAAGCAGCAGGTTCTTCAGAAACTAATGGCACCGGTGAGTCTGCAACCCCTGGTCAGAGGCCTCCTACCATAGTACTTGATCTTCAGGTGAGAAGAGTTCGTCCGGGAGAGTATCGGCAAAGGGACAGCATAGCCAACAGAACTCGGTCCAGGTCCCAGACACCTAACAACACTGTCACCTACGAAAGCGAACGAGGAGGGTTTAGGCGCACGTTTTCACGTTCAGAACGGGCTGGAGTGAGAACTTACGTCAGTACCATTAGGATTCCGATCCGTAGGATCTTAAACACAGGCTTGAGCGAGACTACATCAGTCGCTATTCAGACTATGCTAAGGCAGATAATGACAGGCTTCGGGGAGCTGAGCTACTTTATGTATAGCGATAGTGATGCAGATCCTAGTGGCCCGACTCCAAATCAGAACGTGGATGCTTCTGAGCCGCAGAACGGAGGCGGTGGTACTTCAAGCAATGAAAGCACAGATGTTAGCTCAGGGGAGGTGTATGAAGGTGGCAATGAAGGTGGCTCAACATCTGGTGCCAGACGGGAAGGTCGGAATACGAGGGGATCGGTCACATTCGAAGAAAGCGGTTCTCTACCATTCCTTAGCCTAGCACAATTTTTCCTACTAAACGAAGATGACGATGACCAACCAAGAGGACTCACCAAAGAACAAATTGACAACCTAGCGATGAGGAATTTTGGTGAGAGCGATGCTCTGAAAACCTGTAGTGTGTGTATTACAGAGTACACGGAAGGCAACAAGCTCCGTAAATTGCCTTGTTCGCACGAGTATCATGTCCACTGCATCGATCGCTGGTTATCAGAAAATTCCACTTGTCCCATTTGTCGCAGAGCCGTCTTAGCTTCTGGTAACAGAGAGAGTGTTGTCTAA
- the RLIM gene encoding E3 ubiquitin-protein ligase RLIM isoform X2 gives MESSDSSDKGNVDQSEAQRQSQLDRLDREEAFYQFVNNLSEEDYRLMRDNNLLGTPGAESAEDVSNGDSIIDWLNSVRQTGNTTRSGQRGNQSWRAVSRTNPNSGDFRFSLEINVNRNNGNTNPETENEPSVEPSSGEDLENSQSDSEIPRSESPSVRQPGSERSTSEEITTEEASPPRGQRRARSRSPEQRRTRARTDRSRSPINPVSEAPRRSHHNTSSQTLDHSSVNEAEGSSRTRQHVTLRQHTVGTEMPSENAVLFSTPETRPVPQAAGSSETNGTGESATPGQRPPTIVLDLQVRRVRPGEYRQRDSIANRTRSRSQTPNNTVTYESERGGFRRTFSRSERAGVRTYVSTIRIPIRRILNTGLSETTSVAIQTMLRQIMTGFGELSYFMYSDSDADPSGPTPNQNVDASEPQNGGGGTSSNESTDVSSGEVYEGGNEGGSTSGARREGRNTRGSVTFEESGSLPFLSLAQFFLLNEDDDDQPRGLTKEQIDNLAMRNFGESDALKTCSVCITEYTEGNKLRKLPCSHEYHVHCIDRWLSENSTCPICRRAVLASGNRESVV, from the exons ATGGAAAGCTCAGATTCTAGTGATAAAGGAAATGTTGATCAATCAGAAGCACAACGTCAGAGTCAGCTAGATCGGTTGGATCGAGAAGAAGCTTTCTATCAATTTGTAAACAACCTGAGTGAAGAGGACTACAGGCTTATGAGAGATAACAATTTGCTAGGAACACCAG GTGCAGAGTCCGCAGAAGATGTTTCAAATGGAGATTCTATAATAGACTGGCTTAATTCAGTCCGACAGACTGGAAATACAACACGAAGTGGACAACGAGGAAACCAGTCTTGGAGAGCTGTGAGCCGGACTAACCCAAATAGTGGTGACTTCAGATTCAGTTTGGAAATAAATGTCAACCGTAATAATGGGAACACAAATCCAGAAACTGAGAATGAGCCATCTGTAGAGCCTTCCAGCGGGGAGGATTTGGAAAACAGCCAAAGTGACTCTGAAATTCCAAGGTCTGAATCGCCATCTGTAAGGCAGCCTGGATCAGAGAGGAGCACTTCGGAGGAGATAACAACCGAGGAAGCTTCCCCtcccagagggcagaggagagcGAGAAGTAGGAGTCCAGAACAGCGGAGAACGCGGGCTAGGACTGATAGAAGTAGGTCACCTATTAATCCAGTGAGTGAGGCTCCTCGCAGGTCTCATCACAATACGTCATCTCAAACACTTGACCACTCCTCAGTGAATGAAGCTGAGGGAAGCTCTAGAACTAGGCAGCATGTGACGTTAAGGCAGCATACAGTGGGGACTGAGATGCCAAGTGAAAATGCAGTTCTGTTTTCAACCCCTGAAACAAGGCCTGTTCCTCAAGCAGCAGGTTCTTCAGAAACTAATGGCACCGGTGAGTCTGCAACCCCTGGTCAGAGGCCTCCTACCATAGTACTTGATCTTCAGGTGAGAAGAGTTCGTCCGGGAGAGTATCGGCAAAGGGACAGCATAGCCAACAGAACTCGGTCCAGGTCCCAGACACCTAACAACACTGTCACCTACGAAAGCGAACGAGGAGGGTTTAGGCGCACGTTTTCACGTTCAGAACGGGCTGGAGTGAGAACTTACGTCAGTACCATTAGGATTCCGATCCGTAGGATCTTAAACACAGGCTTGAGCGAGACTACATCAGTCGCTATTCAGACTATGCTAAGGCAGATAATGACAGGCTTCGGGGAGCTGAGCTACTTTATGTATAGCGATAGTGATGCAGATCCTAGTGGCCCGACTCCAAATCAGAACGTGGATGCTTCTGAGCCGCAGAACGGAGGCGGTGGTACTTCAAGCAATGAAAGCACAGATGTTAGCTCAGGGGAGGTGTATGAAGGTGGCAATGAAGGTGGCTCAACATCTGGTGCCAGACGGGAAGGTCGGAATACGAGGGGATCGGTCACATTCGAAGAAAGCGGTTCTCTACCATTCCTTAGCCTAGCACAATTTTTCCTACTAAACGAAGATGACGATGACCAACCAAGAGGACTCACCAAAGAACAAATTGACAACCTAGCGATGAGGAATTTTGGTGAGAGCGATGCTCTGAAAACCTGTAGTGTGTGTATTACAGAGTACACGGAAGGCAACAAGCTCCGTAAATTGCCTTGTTCGCACGAGTATCATGTCCACTGCATCGATCGCTGGTTATCAGAAAATTCCACTTGTCCCATTTGTCGCAGAGCCGTCTTAGCTTCTGGTAACAGAGAGAGTGTTGTCTAA